One genomic segment of Chitinophaga sancti includes these proteins:
- the hpt gene encoding hypoxanthine phosphoribosyltransferase, giving the protein MSVIQVHDKQFTPYINADKLQARIQELAAAISNDLKGEKPLFIAILNGSFMFAADIFKYLTIEAEISFIKLASYKGMKSTGNVVQAIGLDEDLFGRTVVILEDIVDTGKTLSQFLPQLEHQQPKRLLVTSLLTKPEAMKYPIRIDYLGFSVPNKFLLGYGLDYDGLGRNLPEIYQLVENA; this is encoded by the coding sequence ATGTCTGTTATACAGGTTCATGACAAGCAATTCACACCTTACATCAACGCAGATAAGCTGCAGGCGCGTATTCAGGAACTGGCAGCTGCTATCAGCAATGACCTGAAAGGTGAAAAACCATTATTCATTGCCATCCTCAACGGCTCCTTTATGTTTGCCGCTGATATTTTTAAGTACCTGACCATAGAAGCGGAGATCTCGTTTATCAAACTCGCTTCTTACAAGGGCATGAAGTCGACTGGAAATGTAGTGCAGGCAATTGGTCTGGATGAAGATCTGTTTGGCCGTACGGTAGTAATCCTGGAAGATATTGTTGATACAGGAAAGACATTGAGTCAGTTCCTCCCACAGTTAGAACACCAGCAACCAAAGAGACTGTTGGTGACTTCTCTGCTCACTAAACCAGAAGCGATGAAGTACCCGATCAGGATTGATTATTTAGGTTTTAGTGTGCCTAACAAGTTCCTACTTGGTTATGGTTTAGACTATGATGGATTAGGAAGGAACTTACCGGAAATTTATCAGTTAGTAGAAAATGCCTAA
- a CDS encoding glucosaminidase domain-containing protein: MQLRRAFFTVSFLIGCMPLVKAQTTSTPQYIAMYKDIAIDEMKRSGIPASITLAQGVLETQSGNSWLVQNSNNHFGIKCKNNWTGATVNYDDDARQECFRKYTTAADSYKDHSDFLKNNPRYSFLFSFQLEDYKSWAYGLKQAGYATSKTYPQQLIKVIEDYNLQQYTKEGEGLIPRSTPSTSVSTTTKPSTTTTGKGNTAAADKPIPTGIFEINGRKVMYAQAGTALIQLASEKDVKLRNLVKYNDLENDNPLPKSNYIFLEKKGKSGKNDFHIVKQGETMYDISQAEGIQLRWLRRRNKMKEGEEPAAGQKLALQGFASVKPELAKNALVEDPTEGDLNPKQIVDDVKTEMERQQQLAQQQQAQQQPAQSKQQQVNKLPDGMVDDLKKIGEVTPAGTSTAAKPAATATKTTPTYNPAPAATGTVTATAPTTPVVNASASVGASASIPAKTTPTYNPAPPVATGTVTATAPTAPVVNASASVGTSASAPTAQASTPTYNPAPPVATGTVTAPAAPVATAPATTPAPTPATPTAPVAPTPATPTEAPATQSPALPIATTSNTPTPPTSNGLPEGTIQVGNLLYHDVTSKETLYGIAKRFNVTVEQLREWNHLEAYDIKIGQRLLVGKI; this comes from the coding sequence ATGCAACTAAGGAGAGCCTTTTTCACGGTCAGTTTTCTAATTGGCTGCATGCCACTGGTGAAAGCGCAGACCACGTCGACACCGCAGTACATTGCGATGTATAAGGATATCGCGATCGATGAAATGAAGCGGAGTGGAATTCCTGCTTCCATCACCCTTGCACAGGGGGTGCTGGAAACACAGTCAGGCAATAGCTGGCTGGTACAGAATTCCAATAATCACTTTGGTATCAAGTGTAAAAACAACTGGACAGGCGCTACCGTGAATTATGATGACGACGCCCGCCAGGAATGCTTCCGTAAATACACCACAGCGGCTGATTCTTACAAGGATCACTCTGACTTCCTGAAAAATAACCCACGCTATAGTTTTCTCTTCTCTTTTCAGCTGGAAGATTATAAATCATGGGCATATGGTTTGAAACAGGCGGGTTATGCAACAAGCAAAACATATCCCCAGCAGCTGATTAAGGTTATTGAAGATTATAACTTACAGCAATATACAAAGGAAGGAGAGGGCCTGATACCAAGGTCTACGCCATCAACTTCCGTTTCCACCACCACAAAACCTTCCACCACTACTACCGGAAAAGGCAATACAGCAGCTGCTGATAAACCTATTCCAACTGGCATATTTGAAATCAATGGTCGTAAAGTAATGTATGCACAGGCAGGTACTGCATTGATTCAACTGGCGAGTGAAAAGGATGTGAAGCTGCGAAATCTCGTGAAGTATAATGACCTGGAAAATGATAATCCTTTGCCAAAGAGTAATTATATCTTTTTGGAGAAAAAAGGAAAGTCAGGGAAGAATGATTTTCACATAGTGAAACAGGGTGAAACCATGTACGATATTTCCCAGGCAGAAGGTATACAGTTACGTTGGTTACGCCGTCGTAACAAAATGAAGGAAGGTGAGGAGCCGGCAGCAGGTCAGAAACTGGCGCTGCAGGGATTTGCAAGCGTAAAACCTGAACTGGCGAAGAATGCACTGGTAGAAGATCCGACTGAAGGAGATCTGAATCCAAAGCAGATAGTGGATGATGTGAAGACGGAAATGGAACGTCAGCAACAGCTGGCGCAACAGCAACAGGCTCAGCAACAGCCGGCACAATCAAAACAGCAGCAGGTAAATAAATTGCCTGATGGGATGGTGGATGATTTGAAGAAGATAGGAGAGGTGACACCAGCAGGTACAAGCACTGCTGCAAAACCTGCGGCAACAGCTACTAAAACAACACCAACTTATAATCCGGCACCGGCTGCAACAGGTACAGTTACTGCTACAGCGCCAACAACACCAGTAGTAAATGCATCTGCAAGCGTAGGTGCATCTGCATCAATACCCGCTAAAACAACACCTACCTACAATCCTGCACCACCGGTAGCAACAGGTACAGTTACCGCTACAGCGCCAACAGCTCCTGTAGTAAATGCATCTGCAAGCGTAGGTACATCTGCCTCTGCACCAACTGCTCAGGCATCAACACCAACCTACAATCCTGCACCACCGGTAGCAACAGGTACGGTTACTGCTCCAGCAGCTCCTGTAGCAACTGCACCTGCTACTACACCAGCACCAACACCGGCTACACCAACAGCTCCTGTAGCACCAACACCGGCTACACCAACAGAGGCACCAGCCACGCAGTCACCTGCTCTGCCAATAGCCACTACATCAAATACCCCAACTCCTCCTACATCCAACGGATTACCTGAGGGAACTATCCAGGTGGGTAATTTGTTATACCACGACGTCACTTCCAAAGAAACTTTATATGGCATAGCCAAACGCTTTAACGTAACCGTAGAACAGTTACGGGAATGGAATCACCTGGAAGCCTACGACATTAAAATCGGTCAAAGGCTTTTAGTAGGAAAAATTTAA
- a CDS encoding O-methyltransferase, translating into MDIIPANVEAFAEKYTTPESEVLRQLNRETNLKVEQPHMLSGHLQGQFLSLVSHMLRPERILELGTYTGYSAICMAQGLTPTGVLHTIDINEEREDMCLRYFEKAGLSDKIKMHIGKAADIIAQFDEVFDLVFIDADKVGYEKYYDLVWEKLRPGGIVLADNVMFHGETLLESSQQSNNAKAMVRFCEKVAADGRSEQLLLTLRDGLLMIRKRS; encoded by the coding sequence ATGGATATAATTCCAGCCAACGTGGAAGCGTTTGCAGAGAAGTACACCACCCCGGAAAGCGAGGTGTTACGACAGTTGAACAGGGAAACAAACCTGAAGGTAGAGCAGCCACATATGCTGAGTGGTCACCTGCAAGGTCAGTTCCTTAGCCTGGTCAGCCATATGCTGCGCCCGGAAAGGATACTGGAACTAGGGACATATACAGGGTATTCCGCCATTTGTATGGCGCAGGGCCTCACGCCTACGGGTGTATTGCATACGATAGACATTAACGAAGAAAGGGAAGATATGTGCCTGCGTTACTTTGAGAAGGCAGGCCTTTCAGATAAGATCAAAATGCATATTGGCAAAGCAGCGGATATTATTGCGCAGTTTGACGAGGTATTTGATCTGGTATTTATTGATGCGGATAAAGTAGGGTATGAGAAATATTATGATCTCGTGTGGGAAAAATTACGTCCCGGTGGGATCGTTTTAGCGGATAATGTGATGTTTCATGGAGAGACTTTGCTGGAGAGTTCACAGCAGAGCAATAACGCGAAAGCGATGGTAAGGTTTTGTGAGAAAGTGGCTGCAGATGGGCGCTCGGAACAGTTATTGCTCACCCTGAGAGACGGATTGCTGATGATCAGGAAAAGGAGTTGA
- a CDS encoding TIGR00730 family Rossman fold protein: MNDRLMNLKERDWTETKAHSSWQIFKIMAEFVEGFEAMAKMGPCISIFGSARTKPGNKYYELAHEIGRRLADEGFGIITGGGPGVMEAANRGAQEAKGKSVGANITLPHEQFPNPYVDHDKNLHFDYFFIRKVMFTKYSQGFIMMPGGFGTMDEFFEVATLIQTKKMTETPMVLVGKEYWSGLLEWIRSTMMEKESNISPEDLGLLKLFDTADEVVEYFRVFYTTNKLRPNF, encoded by the coding sequence TTTAAGATCATGGCCGAATTCGTAGAAGGCTTCGAAGCCATGGCCAAAATGGGCCCCTGCATCTCCATTTTCGGTTCCGCCAGAACCAAACCTGGCAATAAATATTACGAACTCGCACACGAAATAGGCCGTCGCCTGGCCGACGAAGGTTTCGGTATCATTACCGGCGGTGGCCCTGGCGTTATGGAAGCCGCCAACCGTGGTGCCCAGGAAGCAAAGGGTAAATCAGTAGGTGCAAACATCACCCTGCCACACGAGCAGTTCCCCAATCCATACGTAGATCACGACAAGAACCTCCATTTCGACTACTTCTTTATTCGCAAAGTTATGTTTACCAAGTACTCCCAGGGCTTTATCATGATGCCTGGCGGTTTCGGTACCATGGACGAATTCTTTGAAGTTGCCACCCTCATCCAGACCAAGAAAATGACAGAAACGCCGATGGTACTGGTAGGCAAGGAATATTGGAGTGGCTTGCTGGAATGGATTCGCAGCACCATGATGGAAAAGGAAAGCAATATATCACCAGAAGACCTGGGACTCCTGAAGTTATTCGATACTGCTGACGAGGTAGTGGAGTATTTTAGGGTATTCTACACCACCAACAAGCTGCGGCCGAACTTCTAA